Proteins from a single region of Candidatus Omnitrophota bacterium:
- a CDS encoding radical SAM protein yields MGNKTVTVAYFNISDPGSSVIPTEEAAAYHYSFSTYLPNGPLSIATVLKRDGHKVIFKDYQFSAIGSYRKISDIAEFFMDDSEVLCVGCMCNMLPYLIAALKILKRKFPDKIIILGGPGPSDVYEPLMKNFSFIDFIVRGEGEETIIELINSLDNPGNFSKVNGISYRYAGQVYHNPDRQLMPSLDSVPDLDLSLVSSKYNFFYFFTSRGCPFNCGYCNNASFWRRRVRQIGLKRVFDEIGRIIERFGVKNIGAGDDTFFASSRERIEEFATLYKKNGHTFRWSAHHRINLFDEGVMDLVKDMNMKEILMGIDSASNRMLKALGRNYTIEQALKVSKLALKYINALRVTFIYGFPNETLEDFLLTLEAILCLRDPRISVDLILLAPLKQTPICEGYSGKMSFSKGPAEVAYTFRTKLEDGNVNVSRITRAYNSVFSLPLGIPYMPEVDSLISKFPDAFISYYNYDSELTLKFEIIQEFLRFLESEDRINEAIANVQGRLIYFGKGRVRQISIKK; encoded by the coding sequence ATGGGCAATAAAACTGTAACAGTAGCATATTTTAATATCTCTGACCCTGGTTCAAGCGTTATCCCAACTGAGGAAGCCGCTGCTTATCATTATTCCTTCTCTACATATCTGCCTAATGGCCCGTTATCTATCGCAACTGTCTTAAAAAGAGACGGGCATAAAGTAATCTTTAAGGACTATCAATTCAGCGCAATCGGTTCGTATAGGAAAATTAGCGATATTGCAGAGTTCTTTATGGATGATTCTGAAGTTTTGTGTGTAGGATGCATGTGCAATATGTTGCCGTATCTTATAGCCGCCCTGAAAATCTTAAAACGTAAATTCCCGGATAAAATAATTATATTAGGCGGACCTGGGCCATCAGATGTATATGAGCCGTTAATGAAGAATTTCAGCTTTATAGATTTTATTGTGCGGGGCGAAGGAGAAGAGACGATAATAGAATTGATTAATTCTTTAGACAATCCAGGAAATTTTTCAAAGGTTAATGGAATAAGCTATAGATATGCGGGCCAAGTATACCATAACCCTGACCGCCAGCTTATGCCGTCATTGGATAGCGTACCGGACCTCGACCTTTCTTTGGTAAGTTCAAAGTATAATTTCTTCTATTTCTTTACTTCAAGGGGCTGCCCTTTTAACTGCGGGTATTGTAATAACGCAAGTTTTTGGAGAAGAAGGGTAAGGCAGATAGGCTTAAAAAGGGTTTTTGATGAAATTGGCCGTATTATAGAGCGTTTTGGGGTCAAAAACATAGGGGCAGGCGATGACACGTTCTTTGCTTCCAGCCGGGAAAGAATAGAAGAGTTCGCTACGCTCTATAAAAAAAACGGGCACACTTTTAGGTGGAGCGCACACCACCGCATAAATTTATTTGATGAAGGTGTAATGGATTTAGTTAAGGATATGAACATGAAAGAGATACTCATGGGTATTGATTCAGCTTCTAACAGGATGCTTAAAGCATTAGGGAGAAATTATACTATAGAGCAGGCATTAAAGGTGTCAAAGCTTGCTTTGAAATATATTAATGCATTAAGAGTTACTTTTATATATGGTTTTCCTAACGAGACATTAGAGGATTTTTTGCTCACCCTGGAGGCAATTTTATGTTTAAGGGATCCAAGAATAAGCGTGGATTTAATACTATTGGCCCCGCTTAAGCAAACTCCTATTTGTGAAGGATACTCAGGAAAGATGAGCTTTTCAAAGGGTCCGGCTGAAGTTGCCTATACGTTTCGGACTAAACTAGAAGATGGGAATGTCAACGTTAGCCGGATTACCAGGGCCTATAATTCTGTTTTTTCTCTTCCATTGGGAATACCCTATATGCCGGAAGTTGATAGTCTTATTTCTAAATTTCCGGATGCTTTTATTTCATATTATAATTATGATTCAGAACTTACGCTTAAGTTTGAGATAATACAGGAGTTCCTGCGTTTTTTAGAAAGTGAAGACAGGATAAATGAGGCCATAGCAAATGTTCAGGGACGATTGATCTATTTTGGCAAAGGGCGCGTAAGGCAGATAAGCATTAAAAAATAG
- a CDS encoding radical SAM protein, which produces MDVTIVNFGLPAATLIRPDELFIIKSIPVGALSIATVLKKTGYNVVFKDYQLSDYDDPLEPKNIIEFLSDSSSLLCIGCACNLLPFLVSALKKIKEKIPDKKIVLGGPGPSDVFEFLLRDFPFLDYIVRGEGEFTIVELVAAIENQKSLENIEGLSFRDNGNIIHNPARRLIARLDDLPDLDISLLNPGYNMFYIFTARGCPYDCTYCNNVTFWQQRVRPLSIRKAFNEIGLIRDKFKGINIAVGDDTFGVNKDVSERFIEEYKRVHYDFAWSATYRIDLFDEMFIKKMAAINMQSVVYGVESGSNRMLKRLGRNYKIEDAINVVSKTLTYLKTVAVSFIYGYPFETVEDFLETLESILKFHNLGVFIRLNLLGPLRQTRLFKEYKGGLENSSGHSYLITPYVKTKIMRKTTDTGRLQNLNKIGTGVPEVDRLIKNFPDSSVSYYLYPSDLELKEQIIKEFLTFIENAGTISEKRVSVKGYLIYFSKDRVKLLKSPRKAYTSRVGCKTK; this is translated from the coding sequence ATGGATGTTACGATCGTTAATTTCGGTTTGCCAGCAGCAACTTTAATCAGACCAGATGAACTTTTTATCATAAAATCTATACCTGTAGGTGCTTTAAGTATAGCTACGGTACTTAAAAAAACAGGGTATAATGTCGTTTTTAAGGATTATCAATTATCGGATTATGATGATCCCCTGGAGCCGAAGAATATAATTGAATTCCTCAGTGATTCCTCTTCTTTGCTCTGTATCGGATGCGCTTGCAACCTGCTGCCATTCCTGGTATCAGCTTTAAAAAAAATAAAAGAAAAAATCCCTGATAAGAAAATTGTGCTTGGCGGCCCAGGGCCAAGTGATGTATTTGAATTCTTGCTTAGGGATTTCCCTTTTCTTGATTATATCGTTAGAGGCGAGGGCGAGTTTACGATAGTTGAATTAGTCGCAGCCATAGAAAATCAAAAGAGCTTAGAAAATATAGAAGGGTTAAGCTTCCGTGATAACGGAAATATAATTCATAATCCGGCCCGAAGGTTGATAGCAAGGCTTGATGATTTGCCGGATCTGGATATTTCTTTGCTTAATCCCGGTTACAACATGTTTTATATTTTTACAGCCAGGGGATGCCCTTACGACTGTACTTATTGTAATAACGTCACTTTCTGGCAGCAGCGGGTAAGGCCATTGAGCATAAGAAAGGCTTTTAACGAAATAGGGTTAATCAGAGATAAATTCAAAGGCATAAATATAGCTGTAGGCGATGATACATTTGGAGTTAATAAAGATGTTTCTGAGCGGTTCATCGAAGAATATAAGAGAGTGCATTATGATTTTGCATGGTCGGCTACGTACAGGATAGACCTTTTTGACGAAATGTTCATAAAAAAAATGGCGGCCATAAACATGCAGTCAGTAGTTTACGGTGTTGAGTCTGGTTCAAATAGAATGCTTAAGCGCTTGGGTAGAAATTATAAAATAGAAGATGCCATTAATGTTGTGTCAAAAACGTTAACTTATTTAAAGACCGTGGCAGTATCTTTTATATACGGGTATCCGTTTGAGACAGTTGAAGATTTTCTTGAAACTCTGGAGAGTATACTGAAATTTCATAATTTAGGCGTTTTTATCAGGTTGAATCTTCTCGGGCCTTTAAGGCAAACCAGATTATTTAAAGAGTATAAGGGTGGCTTGGAAAATTCCAGCGGTCATTCATATTTAATTACACCTTATGTAAAAACAAAAATCATGAGAAAAACTACGGATACTGGCAGGCTCCAGAATTTGAATAAAATAGGTACTGGGGTTCCGGAGGTAGACAGGTTGATTAAGAACTTTCCAGACAGTTCGGTTTCTTATTATTTATATCCTTCAGACTTGGAGCTTAAGGAGCAAATAATAAAAGAATTCCTGACTTTTATTGAGAATGCCGGTACTATCAGTGAAAAAAGAGTAAGCGTTAAAGGATATCTAATATATTTCAGCAAAGACAGGGTCAAATTATTAAAATCCCCGCGCAAGGCCTATACTAGCAGGGTAGGCTGTAAAACTAAATGA
- a CDS encoding radical SAM protein, translating to MKKADIKVGFLCNNYCLHCVQGDKRARFGNKGLEHIKDELIMARKNCTDVVFTGGEPTIHKDFLKLVVFAKALGFKQIQLQTNARMFAYKDFAREAVLSGINNFCIAVLGHKSYLHDSLTGVKGSFRQLVKGVENLKALGADISDNTVITKKNYKYLAHIARYLVTLGVRQYQFAFIHPLGNAKVNFQSIVPRFKEVMPYVRKGLDIGIKSKVTVMTEAIPYCFMKKYEDYIAERIIPETEVFDADFYIGNYSESRKANGKAKGPACKRCYYDNLCEGPWKEYPEYFGWSEFKPVRRQKNGKKAG from the coding sequence ATGAAAAAAGCAGATATAAAAGTCGGTTTTCTTTGTAATAATTATTGTTTGCATTGTGTACAGGGAGATAAAAGGGCAAGGTTCGGTAACAAAGGGTTAGAGCATATTAAGGATGAATTGATTATGGCCCGAAAGAACTGTACTGATGTGGTTTTTACCGGAGGCGAACCGACAATACATAAAGATTTTCTTAAACTTGTCGTATTTGCAAAGGCGCTTGGTTTTAAGCAGATTCAATTACAGACTAACGCCAGGATGTTTGCTTACAAAGATTTTGCCAGAGAGGCAGTATTAAGCGGGATAAATAATTTCTGTATCGCCGTACTCGGCCATAAGTCCTATTTGCATGATTCGTTAACCGGAGTAAAAGGGAGTTTCAGGCAGCTGGTAAAAGGCGTTGAAAATTTGAAAGCTTTAGGTGCTGATATATCAGATAACACTGTTATTACTAAGAAAAACTACAAATATCTTGCGCATATCGCAAGATATTTGGTTACTTTGGGCGTCAGGCAATATCAATTTGCCTTTATCCACCCTTTAGGAAATGCAAAAGTAAACTTTCAGTCTATTGTTCCGAGGTTCAAAGAGGTGATGCCGTATGTAAGGAAGGGGTTGGATATAGGGATAAAGAGCAAAGTGACAGTTATGACTGAAGCTATTCCTTATTGTTTTATGAAGAAATACGAAGATTATATTGCAGAGCGGATCATCCCGGAGACAGAAGTATTTGATGCTGATTTTTATATCGGCAACTATTCTGAGTCCAGGAAAGCCAATGGCAAGGCCAAGGGTCCTGCCTGTAAGCGTTGTTATTATGATAATTTATGCGAAGGGCCATGGAAAGAGTATCCAGAGTATTTTGGCTGGAGCGAATTTAAACCGGTCAGAAGGCAAAAAAATGGCAAGAAAGCAGGATAA
- a CDS encoding radical SAM protein — protein MLIFISATILSPGKPMARPRVLPVSVVIMIIYAKGHGKSIQSILAGANLNRSEGKKMARKQDNLYVRGHKTAPSKVRMECVRSVFRSKKLPALSRGASFKNHFQEKINKTVIVSGYICNNHCKFCNNSGKRVIGDRNTSEIIQAIIGAKEGGASYLEIIGGEPTIRKDIFDIVSFANKLKFNTISITTNGRMFSYKKFASKIIKCGLNSLVFSIHGHNSLLHDSLTQSNGSFKQLLSGLDNLRDIGFNNLGSNTTIVKTNYRYLPEIGGFIYKLGIRNSEFIFVDPTYGGAHDNFLKLVPRISKAAPFIRKCLDIGRQKNVSHWHARYVPLCHFVGYEDQISEIYEKSVFKTQHIAADFINLNVEASRMKVGRIKTDRCRGCIKFSACEGIWREYFSRFGDSELTPIT, from the coding sequence ATGCTGATTTTTATATCGGCAACTATTCTGAGTCCAGGAAAGCCAATGGCAAGGCCAAGGGTCCTGCCTGTAAGCGTTGTTATTATGATAATTTATGCGAAGGGCCATGGAAAGAGTATCCAGAGTATTTTGGCTGGAGCGAATTTAAACCGGTCAGAAGGCAAAAAAATGGCAAGAAAGCAGGATAATTTATACGTTCGCGGCCACAAAACCGCACCTTCGAAGGTGCGGATGGAGTGTGTACGCTCAGTATTTCGCTCCAAGAAACTTCCGGCTTTATCCCGAGGAGCTTCATTTAAGAATCATTTCCAGGAGAAGATTAATAAGACTGTCATTGTCAGCGGATATATTTGTAATAACCACTGTAAGTTTTGCAATAACTCCGGCAAGAGAGTAATAGGCGACAGAAATACAAGCGAAATAATACAGGCTATAATCGGAGCCAAAGAAGGGGGAGCTTCCTATCTAGAGATTATCGGAGGAGAACCTACGATCAGGAAAGATATATTTGATATCGTAAGTTTTGCAAATAAGCTTAAATTTAATACTATCTCTATTACGACTAATGGCAGGATGTTTTCTTATAAAAAGTTCGCATCTAAAATCATAAAATGCGGTTTAAACAGCCTGGTTTTTTCTATACACGGACATAATAGCCTCTTGCATGACAGCCTTACTCAATCAAATGGCAGCTTTAAGCAGCTGCTTTCAGGTTTAGATAATCTGCGGGATATAGGCTTTAATAATCTTGGGTCTAATACTACTATTGTCAAAACTAATTACAGATATTTGCCTGAAATCGGCGGGTTTATCTATAAGCTGGGGATAAGAAACAGCGAGTTTATCTTCGTCGATCCTACTTATGGAGGCGCGCATGATAATTTTCTTAAGCTCGTTCCCCGGATATCTAAGGCAGCGCCTTTTATTAGAAAATGCCTGGATATAGGCCGTCAGAAGAATGTTTCGCACTGGCATGCCAGGTATGTGCCACTTTGCCACTTCGTAGGCTATGAAGATCAGATAAGCGAGATATACGAGAAATCAGTTTTTAAGACTCAGCATATAGCAGCTGATTTTATAAATCTCAACGTAGAGGCATCGCGTATGAAAGTGGGCAGGATAAAAACAGATAGATGCAGAGGATGCATCAAGTTTTCTGCTTGTGAAGGTATCTGGAGGGAATATTTTTCCAGGTTTGGAGATAGCGAGCTGACCCCTATTACGTAA
- a CDS encoding radical SAM protein: MPVVPIIDKCNNYCLMCTNPAAGEWKQSFSFNEIAGRITNFFNGQQEFLENYRDSFSLTGGEPTISADLPKLIELIDYFQKGVSIKCLTNGRMFAYPEYARSILKSCVHLSLAIPLHSIDGKIHDKITRVQGSFLQTVKGLENIFKYKRSIHNVEIRFVIHALNYTEIHKMAKFIKKEFPGVSKYVVIFFEVEGQAQKNFKLLKISYGDVYPYLESLPLSLIEKPELQLFHFPLCVLPYNLYRCAWRTLPGKDIKFVAACRSCQVKKFCLGVPLFYSKFVGIKEFKAVGASLKIKANANPYNPVKSVKKAYV, encoded by the coding sequence ATGCCCGTGGTCCCTATTATAGATAAATGCAATAACTACTGTCTGATGTGCACCAATCCTGCTGCCGGAGAATGGAAGCAGAGTTTCAGTTTTAACGAGATCGCCGGAAGGATAACGAATTTCTTTAATGGCCAGCAAGAGTTCTTAGAGAATTACCGTGATAGTTTTTCTCTTACCGGCGGCGAGCCGACTATATCAGCGGATTTACCTAAGCTAATAGAATTGATAGATTATTTTCAAAAAGGAGTCAGTATAAAATGCCTGACTAACGGCCGCATGTTTGCTTATCCGGAATATGCAAGGTCGATTTTAAAATCTTGCGTACATTTATCGCTTGCTATTCCTTTGCACAGCATTGACGGAAAAATCCACGATAAAATTACCAGGGTGCAGGGAAGTTTCTTACAGACAGTAAAAGGCTTAGAAAATATTTTTAAATATAAGAGGAGTATTCATAATGTTGAGATCAGATTTGTAATCCATGCATTGAATTATACTGAAATTCATAAGATGGCAAAATTTATAAAAAAAGAGTTTCCTGGGGTGTCAAAATATGTAGTCATATTTTTTGAAGTTGAAGGGCAAGCTCAAAAAAACTTTAAACTGCTTAAGATCTCCTACGGTGACGTTTATCCGTATCTGGAGTCCTTACCGTTAAGCCTGATTGAGAAGCCGGAATTGCAGCTATTCCATTTTCCGTTGTGTGTCTTACCGTATAATTTATATCGTTGTGCATGGAGGACGCTTCCGGGAAAGGATATTAAATTTGTCGCTGCTTGCCGAAGTTGCCAGGTAAAGAAATTCTGCCTGGGCGTGCCTTTATTTTACAGCAAATTTGTCGGGATAAAGGAATTCAAAGCCGTGGGCGCAAGTTTAAAGATCAAGGCCAATGCCAATCCTTATAACCCGGTAAAATCAGTTAAGAAGGCCTATGTTTAA